From Anopheles funestus chromosome 3RL, idAnoFuneDA-416_04, whole genome shotgun sequence, a single genomic window includes:
- the LOC125769457 gene encoding zinc finger BED domain-containing protein 4-like, translating into MLACEEFPHKRTSENIAEWLEKIMEQFQCSIKVTCIVTDNAPNMKKAVSLLGIENIPCFAHSLNLIVQHAINNSIQSTVATVKKIVKYFKKVPKLPQSFENFKLILDVATRWNSTYYMLERFHTNKDPIISSLALLNFENTLNEHDWVIMHEASIVLNFFDLVTKEISAEKTVTLSKVKVITSSMIKKLQVHLQNSSYSEQTKTLITLLLEGIQQKFNYMDSEVVQLATILDPRFKQRGFNSDRQFNQCCAHLLQKIKSINSIDQRDSIQQPQDKTDFSNDDKNTIWEDFDMEQGSSQVVLNTRSEAQKEIDNYLAEPLTHRNDDPLDWWKLYKNKYPLLHSVMLETLCIPASYVPCERVFSKAGDVETSKRNRLKPNKLNKILFVKQNKVT; encoded by the coding sequence ATGTTAGCTTGTGAAGAGTTCCCCCACAAACGCACATCTGAGAACATAGCAGAATGGTTAGAAAAAATTATGGAACAATTTCAATGTTCCATAAAAGTAACATGTATAGTAACCGATAACGCACCCAACATGAAAAAAGCAGTTAGTTTACTTGGAATAGAAAATATCCCTTGTTTTGCCCACAGTCTCAATTTGATAGTTCAACATGCCATCAATAATTCAATCCAATCAACAGTAGCtacagttaaaaaaatagtaaaatattttaaaaaagtgCCCAAGCTTCCGCAAAGCTTCGAGAATTTCAAACTAATTCTAGACGTCGCCACAAGATGGAATTCGACGTATTACATGTTGGAACGTTTTCATACGAACAAAGACCCAATAATTTCATCACTAGCGTTGCtcaattttgaaaatactCTTAACGAGCATGATTGGGTAATTATGCACGAAGCATCAATCGTTCTAAATTTCTTTGATTTAGTTACGAAAGAAATCTCAGCTGAAAAGACAGTGACATTATCAAAAGTGAAAGTGATTACAAGctcaatgataaaaaaattacaagtGCATTTACAAAACAGTTCATACtctgaacaaacaaaaactttaatcACCCTTCTCCTTGAAGGAATTCAACAGAAATTCAATTATATGGACTCCGAGGTTGTTCAGTTAGCAACAATTTTAGATCCCCGATTTAAACAGAGAGGATTTAATAGTGACAGACAATTCAATCAATGCTGCGCACACTtacttcaaaaaattaaatccatcAATTCCATTGATCAACGGGACTCCATTCAACAACCACAGGATAAAACTGACTTTTCAAATGATGATAAAAACACCATATGGGAGGATTTTGATATGGAACAGGGTTCATCGCAAGTCGTACTAAATACGCGCAGTGAAGCTCAAAAAGAGATAGATAATTACTTAGCAGAGCCATTAACTCACCGGAATGACGATCCCTTGGATTGGTGGaaactttataaaaataagtatCCTTTATTGCATTCGGTAATGCTAGAAACTTTATGCATTCCGGCATCGTACGTGCCGTGCGAAAGAGTTTTTTCGAAGGCAGGAGATGTGGAGACGAGTAAACGGAATAGGCTTAaaccaaataaattaaacaaaatattattcgttaaacaaaacaaggtaACATGA